The window CTTTTATGATGGGCCTCTCTGTGGCTCTCTATTGACAGACACATACTACCTTCTGCCATAAAGAGCAGAAAATAGACATCCGCAGTTTAAAGGTAACAGATACagtaaatgatttttttcccaCAGTGTCTGAACAAGGAGAACAGTGTTAGTTAACAGTGCTTAAGCATCATTGATTAGTAATCAGTGATTGTTACAGTGCATCGCAGCCTGTCtcccacaaagagacaaaccagACAGGCTGTTTGATGTGTTCCAGCAGCTCTTCAGTGCAGTCAGTCTGCTCTAAAGGActtgtggtttttgttgttaAGACATGCTACATCAATTGTGAAatgtgtatttcattttaacGTTTGATGGATTTTGATGATTcaaatgtgtatgtatgtttatGCTGGGCTGAGATTCTcagctaaacctgtattttcctgaaaaaaaaccaacaagatGAATTGCATAATGAGTTCAGTCACCTCTGAGAAAAGTAACTGGCACATGATGAGAATAACATTTAGAAAAATCACCTATACAAATATATTGATGGAAACAATAGCTGTTGGGCCCTGCTCTGGTTGTATGTTCAAGTACAGTGATCCTGATATCATTGTTACATGTGTTTGGTCCCTGGGAGACAAGCTCTTAGTGAAAGAACACTGCTGGTTTCATAAGAGATTATTGAGGATATTCCCACGGTGTTAATAGTGTTAGTTTCACCTCGTCCTAGACACCCAAATGCTAGTTTGAAAAGGTTTACTGCATGATACAACAGCGCGTCTTCCTGCAGACCAAAGATCTTTACTTTAAGGATCAGACAGAAAACAACCGCCAGTATAAAGGAAAACGTATCAATGCATGATTATAGTTCCTCTTTAGTTGCTTTTCTAAAGCAAAACATCTGAGACTTGTTAACAGGATTTTACTGTGAAGAAGCCATACTTATATCAAAATAAAGTCTTTTTCGGCTTCCTCCCCAGAGTCTGAGGATTTTTTGCCCGCCgctttgtctgtttttgtagATTGATCTTTTATCTTGATGGAGCCGTGATCCTCAGAGTTGGTACGGAGACGGCTCGGTCGCTGAGCCGAGTCTGACACAAACACCGCCctccctaaaaaaaacatatagagAGAGAAGATGACAATGACCGCAAGTTTTGACAATGCTTAGAATAAGGAAACAATAGCGTAGGGGGAgagaaaagtgaaagaaaggtGAGGAAAAGATGGAAATTGAGGAACCTTTTCTTGTaatgcagagagaagaaagtgGAGACCAAACGGGAGGACATAACGTTAACAACCAGCGGGATGCCTCATCCACCCTGCAGTCACAACCGGACCGTGACATCCAACATCAAACAGTCCATCGAGGCTACAGACAATTCCCCAAGACTCAAGGCAAAATCGGCTCATGCCAAAGGAAAAAGTGGATACTCGACTTAAACTTCTGACGGACACATTGTGTGACCCACCATCCAGGGTGGTTCTGTTCGTAGAGCCTCCTgactgtccctctctctctgacacccTCCTCTTCAGCGGGGTCGGAACAACTGGGACCTTAGCACTGCTTGGGGAATCTGAGGTCTCATCTGTCAGGGAGAAACACCATAACAAATACTGTCAATCTTACAGGACGATTAGAAGCACTATCACGACAGCCAGGATCCTCTCAGTGCGGCAATCAGATCCCACGCTTGTACCTGTGctcctgctggtgctggtgctccCGGTCCTTGGCTTCTGGAGGATGGTGGGTCGGGCAGCCAGGGCAGGCTTCGCTCCCTGCGGCATTGGTGGTTTGGGACTCACCTGCTGCCCCGGAGAACTAGAGGAGGAAGTCGCCCTGAGGCGACGTGCCGGGTCGGGCTTCGGAGGGGTCTTCTCTGGAGAACCAGTCGCCGTGTCTGATTGGTTAATTGAGCCACTGGGAGACCGGCTTTCTGAAATGATGGGCTGGGGCTTGGCTGCTGGcacaagcaaaacaagcaaaagAGAGGACACGCTTAAAATCCTGCACACAATGGATGATGTAACACCAGACAATAAAAAGAACATGAAAATAATCCACTAAAACTAGCTGTATGAGTTGAGTTGAACGTTTTTAAGTTCATCTCAATAGAAGGAACTCACCTGTTGCATTGCTGTCAGGTCTGTCTGGGCTTGAAGACTAGAGAAGACAAGAtgacaaaattattttttaatggaTGACGTATTATCTAGGAGGCTTGggaagacatttcttttttcaatttctGATGTTAGTAGTTACTCAATATAATAAATCAGTGCCTTTTTCCTACTTCTTGTATCTTTAGCTTTTTTAAATCCCACCACCTCACCTTGTgtgctctcctctcctgctttgCCTTCATCTCTGCGAGGAGGCCGCCGCCCATCATTTGCATCCCTTGGTACCGCCTGCTTCCTTGAGGGCTGCCCCGGCCGTCTGAACACTCCCAGGGCTCGTCCATGGAGTCTGGCGTCCTCAGCTCTTCTGAGCGGTccgagctgctgctgtagtCTGTGGGCTGGGAGCGGCTGGAGGCATCTCTGCAGGAACGACAGGAGTTGTTAGTGAATCGGGTGCCGGCTGGTACATCATTGAGACAATCAGGGGGAAAAATAGTCATCTGTACCTGGACTTTGGCTCAGGTGCTGGGCTCTTTACTAACACCTTTGGAGAAGACGGCTCCTCGGGGATGGAAGCCGGCGTCGAGGGGACTGTGGCCGAGGATGTACCTGAAGCTGGATTGGTCGCCTGGTTTTTCTCTGACTTTGCCAAAACTGGGGGAGGCGCCTGATTTTTATCTGCCTTTTCTGATTTGGAGGAACGTTTGATGAGGTTCAGGAATCCTcctttgctcttcttcttctctccgtcATGAGATTCGGAACTCTTGGAACGTCTGATGGGAAAACCGAAGGAGACAAAAATGATTACTTGAATAATGTATactaataaaatgtaaatattaggAGCAAGTACAGTGCAATACATCGATTCTGGATAAACTATTTAGACAAtcctaatttttttttaaataaggcatTATGCTTACTTGGAGTCCATCCTGGTGACTTTTGTAGAGAAGAACTCGTCCACACCTTCGTCCACCCTTCCCATTAGGCCGTTCTGCTCCCCATCCTGAGAGGCGGCACTGTTGAATTCCTGAAAGAGGAAGTTGAAGGATCTAGTACCATGTCTGGATATGAACTTGCAGCATGCATACAAAGACTTTAATCCCAACTCACAGGTATTTTGCTGGAATGCTTTTTCTTGTTCCGTCGTGGTCGCAGTTTGGTGAAGTGCTgcagctttttttcctcctcggaCGGCAGCTCCACCATCCCCACTGGCGGTCGGTGCTCCAATTTGGGATGAACCTGAGATGGAGTGAGTGGAGTTTGAGATGAAGTTGAAGCGTCTTCCACATGGATAGGGACGTCTTCCAGGGCCTTGTCCAGGTCAAACTCCATCTCTGTAGGTTGATTGGTCAATAGAGGGTTTGTTGTACATTACTATTTAAGAGGACTTCCACCTCTCATCAGattaatacataataaatacCTTATACATAATAAACTGCTTACCAAATGCACGAGACACTGGCCGAAGCATTCTGCTGTGGATGCTCTTCCTCTTGGATTTAGGAGTCATCTGATCGCATAGAATTCATGGTAATTGTTAAAGAATTATCCAAAACAATAAGACAAGATATCATAGTTTGCACTAATGCCAGACATCATCCTAAACAATAAAAACCATTtcaatgtaataataataataataataataaatgtagaGGTAGTAATATGTATTAATGGATAGAGGTCTCAtattattcctttggtggttaTAATGCGTGTCTTAAAGACAGTGAAATAGAGACAAATGTCTCTATTTACATATAGACAGATACTTATCTTGGAACACATGTTGGATATTGTATGGTTCTGTGATCCACACTTAAACggtggtgaggacacacaaggTGCATTGAGTGGAAAGAAGCAGCGCAACGTGGCTTGATGCATGaagaaaaattacatttttattatgttgttttGCCACAAAAATCTTGAGTATAGATCAggatcaaatatttaaatatatatgtctCTTTGTGCACAGAGAGCTTTGAAGCAGGCAGGCGCAGcaacaaaagacagaaaaagaaaagaggaaaggaaagtgaATTGAAAGGAGAGTATGGACGAACAGTCGAGAACTACTTACGCTGGTGCAGCACAAAACCTCCATGGAGCAAAAgtggaaagaggaagaaagcgGTAAAGaagtgaagaggaaaaagacaacACACAGTAAAGCCTAGTGAAGACAAACATGAGAAAGATAGCCGGTGTTGATGTAAAAGTAGTGGTTGAAACAACAGAGTTATGAAAGGTGAAGAGAGAAGCTTCCTGTTGACTGCAGCCTGTATTATTTACTGCTCATCACACACTCAGCAACATTCTAAAGGTTGAATACATTAGAAAGGTGATGATGAAACAATAAGATATCTCCCCTTTTACATTACAAATGAcccaacctgaaaaaaaaattataaaagcatttagaaaaaaacttTACTGAACATTGAGACAATTCTTTAAATGAGTTAAAAATTCTACCCTTCATTTTACTGGGTAGATCATCCAAGGAATATTTATTCTAGACATGACGTACGTTGTAGTTGCTTGGGTTTctctcatttaaattaaatgtcaaCCATAAATTAAGTCGCATGAGAAGACAATGTTTGTGAAATAAATCGGAGATGGTTAAAACCCACGGATCCACCCAAACCTACCATGCAGGTCTCTAGATCCTCCAGCCTCTCAGCCTCCAGCATCTCGGTTGATGCTCTTTTAGGAATCTTTTCCTCTGGGGCGTCCAGATCCACAGACTCCTGCCGCACCAAGGGGCGACCTCGCCGCACCAGGTGGTCAgcctgggaggaggagaaaaccgGGAGCCTTTACACATACTACAACATTTTGAAAGGTCTAACTAACCATTGTTAGTTTTGTTGAATTTAATCTTACCAGAGTGAGTTGTGAAGTAGAAAGAGCCTCCAGAATCTCATCCACAATGCGATCAGACAAGAAAGACGCCAGACTCAGCTTCACCTCACTGACACAGAGCCCGAAAGACAGTGATGGTCAGGAGGCAAAGCAGGACAAGGCTCGCGTGATCCTAGTTACGTATAAAGGACACAACACACTACACACCTGATCTTGTTGATGATATCCACCCCAGACTGCTCCAGGAGGGTTTTAGTGACAAAGCTTTTGGGTACCACCATCTTGGCTGAACTTGCCTTTATTAGCTCTGGACGAAGACTACTCCTCTTCATCACATGGGGACACAGAGACTCTGCTGCGTCCACCATCGACTCCAGCAGAGTCTGTAAGGCGTTCAGATACCAGTAACTAAGATAGTTAACTTAACATTTCTATAAATACTTACCTCtttgaatgaaaaatatttctcaTTTTGCTGCCTTGAGTGAACCACTTTGCAACTTGTGCttagttttttatttacaagtgTACTTTGTTTTGGTGGCTAGAATTTATAGTTTgcaattaaacatattttatcCCTGCTAGAGTAAGTGTTAGAAGCCCACCTGTAGCTGTTGGTCCATGACGTTTGTCACCTCCCCAGCCATAGACTCTAGTTTCTCCTGGATGGGTCCCACTGACGAGCTGTTCACCTCCTCTCTGGCCGCTGAGCCGAGGTGGTAGAGGTTAGGGAGCAGctgaggagacacagaggagcaggacaTCGGATGAATAATGGAATCAAAGAAAGGATGTAGCAGACTGATCTTACAATGAGCTTCACGATCAAATCTTTTAATTCACACACACCGGTGAGTGCATTAGTTGAATTTTCTCACCGTTTTGGAGTTTCTTGCATCTTTGATGAGGTTCTCTGCTGACCTGACGTCCTCCAGGATGGCGTCTGTTTCAGAGTTCCTTAGAGAGTTCAGGTGATCCTGCACCTTCACACAAATCCTATCAATCATCTGGGAGACAGAAATGAGAGTTTGTATCTGAAATGTCAAAATTATGTTTTTCTAACTTTTGAATGGATGGGTGTACACTTCCTTTAGGGCTAAATGGTCTATTACTGCAGTAATTACTGAGATGGTTGAAAACATACAGATTATACTGTTTTTTTATAAGTTATGGTACACACCTGTTGTGTGGTTGTGGTTACGATGCCCTGCTGCAGCCGATAGGCCTGTTCCTGTAGATATTTCCTCGTTTCATGGTTCCTGTAGAGATAGTTCTCAATCTGGGGGGAAAACACACTGATACTGTCATGATAATAATGTTATAATACATAAGTATATTTAGttatattttctctttgtttgacaCTATACAATTCTGCTGTACTTTTACAGGACAGCCGATAAATCTTGAAATACCTTTAACAAGGCGTCTTCTGTTTTCTCAGGGCTGGCCTTAAGAGCCTGGGAGGCATCGATGATGGGGATGGGCATGAAACGAATAGTAAAGTTCCTGATGGACACACAGCCAAAGGACATTATTATCATTCCACTGCTGGTTCACGTGGTAGATGAAGGGAAAGAGGCAAAAGAAGGTCAATAAACATGAATCAGAGTGATGCATTCAAATTCATACATAGCATACGTATCATAGTGCAATATGAGGTCAGGGTTAGCAATTTAAGTCACTGTACTACAATAGTGACAGTGCATCCGCATGTGGTGTCTCTTGATATGATTATTTATAATTAAGAAGTTGATCTATAGTTGTTCATTTAGAATAGCCcacatttttttaaccttgaCCGTATATAGTAATTGTAGGCCATGGTCTCCAAGGCCACAAGGAGAATATTGAACATTAAGATAGTGGACAAAAATTAATCATTCAttgatttggttttcttttcGCTCGCATCCTCTCGCATTCTCTTCCTTTCTGAACACATCACAAGACGCGGCCGTGCTCAGGGAAAACGTGTTCATGTACACATCCGTGTTCATGTACACATCCATGTTCATGTACACATCCATGGATTCACACAGAGGGGGCGACTCACTTCTCCAGAGCGGCTGCTACATCCTGCAGACCCTGAGGGCTTACGTTGTTCCTGTCCCAGATCACAGTCCTGCACAGACAAACGCAgacacagggtgacacaggGTAATACAGGGTGACACGGGGTGACACAGGGTGACACGGGGTAACACAGAGTGACACAGCgtgacacagggtgacacagcgtgacacagggtgacacagggtgacacggggtgacacagcgtgacacagggtgacacagggtgacacagcgtgacacagggtgacacagggtgacacagggtgacacagcgtgacacagggtgacacagggtgacacagcgtgacacagggtgacacagggtgacacagggtgacacagcgtgacacagggtgacacagcgtgacacagggtgacacagggtgacacagggtgacacagggtgacacagcGTGACACAGCGTGACACAGCGTGACACGGGGTAATACGGGGTGACACGGGGTGACACGGGGTGACACGGGGTGAGACGGGGTGAGACGGGGTGAGACGGGGTGAGACGGGGTGAGACAGGGTGACACGGGGTGACACGGGGTGACACAGCgtgacacagggtgacacagcgtgacacagggtgacacagcgtgacacagggtgacacagggtgacacagggtgacacagcgtgacacagggtgacacagcgtgacacagcgtgacacagcgtgacacagggtgacacagggtaacacagggtgacacagggtgacacagggtgacacagcgtgacacagcgtgacacagcgtgacacagggtgacacagcgtgacacagggtgacacagggtgacacagcgtgacacagcgtgacacagcgtgacacagggtgacacagcgtgacacagggtgacacagggtgacacagggtgacacagggtgacacagggtgacacagAGCGATGATCTACGACATTCTAGTTCAAGAAATATCTACTTGTATcaagaaacatttatttctattcgagttttcctctttttggtgattaaacataattattattttaatgcaTATGTTTGAGTGCATAAAGTGTCATGTAGAAGGGAATTTATAgtgttttgctttatttttcattattgtaatgtatttttcttaatcAACACCTTCCGAACCCTTcctcttattttgtatttctagacaatatatagatatctttaatacatttttcatacCATGGATGTTTTAAGTAAACAAAAGCATTTGTGATTGCATCAAATGCAGGTTGAGAGTTCTTTGCCAGgtgtttatattatatattatatttctgtGCGTGGACAGTTTTGGTCACCAAGAGACACATCCAGATTATTACACTTCAGACCTacagctttggataaaagagtcatgTAGTGTAATCACAAGGTGTTATCtagttgttggaatgcagttatgCAGCtatcagctattaagaccattcaaatattaaaatgttcaggtcattcaggagaggggtgctatgacttttcagctttccagctcttataattgaatttatattatttaaaaactttttaacatggtttccaaaggaattcattttcaaattctctcaaaacttcttcaactttttcagcttttccaatctttcagctagagacaccatttaaacattaaaatgttgacacaagtcatTTGATACAAGCTTGTTCCATTAGTTAGTCTCTTATGAGTGTAGAATcccacatttatttactttttgcgtgaggagcccgagagtgagacaaagtctgtatACAAATCTCTCGACATATAACTAACCCACTGATTCAGGCCTCTTCACAAATAATAAAGATCTTTTtaaattctcagcttttattatttctgtatttattccAATTGATatgagcttctcccatttctgtgtttttttctccaattctgtaaaattcatttcagcttttctcattccaacgcattttcagcaggaaatgcattttatctattgTCATTTAAGACTGAGAGTCACGTGAGAGGCACACCCACTTGAGTTTGGAGTTGATCTGTAGCGCTTTGGCCAACATCTTGGCTCCCATGTCCCCCATGGCGTTTCCGCTGATGTCCAACCGGATTAGCGAGGAGTTGCTGCCGAGGGCGTTCAGAACAATGGTCAGATCACTCTTCAGCCTGGAGTCtgcgagagacagagaggtgagGGGCTGGGAAGGGTAGACATAAAGGAGAAGTAAGTTCGTATttgaggtgggaggaggagaagagaaagggtttttaagagaagGTTAACAATGTGAAAACAAGGGATACTAATACTACCCgatgtgtttgtggttgttaaAAGGAGGCGGGTCTTTGGGTTTTTCTGCAATGTGCAGGTCAGCCTGCAGTCTTATTTAAGTTATTATTAACTTTAACAAATGTTATTGTAATTCATTACTTCAAGAGCATTATCCAGATCCCTAAGTGTtcctaaatgtatttaatatccaTGTATTCTTTTCATTTGGCTTAATCCTATGAGAATGGAAGCAGAGCTCACAGcaactttgccatgaagtgTCTGATGCGATTTAATGGTCCACAATAACTAAAGCAAACTTTCCCACGTTCAATAGTCCTAAAGATTTCCTTGCTGCTCACAAATTTAGCTAAATAATTGTCGTTAACAGTAAATAAATCTCCGTTTTCTTCTGTAAaccttgtttttcaaaatggcctgtcctttttttttaacaaatataatTAGTTGTAAAGCTCTATGTTGCTGCCTGGGCTGGTGACTCAATGGAGCAAATcccaattaaaacatttatcaGAAGATCAAGTGGACCTGCGAGAGGCTTTTATAAAACGTCTATGTATTATCAAAGATCCAGCAGTGGACCAAGTGATGTGAGGCTTACCAGCTTTGAGCTGCCCCTTGATGCAGGTCATTTACACAGCTGGAGACTCTTATGGGGCTATCTCCACAAAAGGCAATGAGGCCGGGCTACATTCATACCATATGCAGAGTTATATCAATATTCTCTGGAACAGAAGACGGTTTGTGTATCTGTTCAGCTCTTTCAGCCATGAAGTATTCCAGGTCTGGATTCAGGGAGGACACAGGATCACAGCAGGGTGAATGTGCTGTTGGAGCTGTGTCACGCGTCTGTGCTTATGTGTGcttatgtgcgtgtgtgacaggaagagagaaataAATAGGGTTTTCCTCGCAGGGGTGGTAACcattttgtgatttgtttttttgtctctaataacccttttttattttttacgttCTCAAATTTCTGTTTCGCAGGGGTTACCCTGCTTTTGTCACGTGTCTTATTCTTTCGCCTCTTCCATCATTCAGAACAGGCCCGAGATTCAATCAGCcgttctaacccccccccgatTTAATCCATTCTTTGACCCTCCACCTTTAACCTCCGCATACCATTTTTTCAATTCCAGTCCATtacgttttttcctttttttgtatcGTTCCTGCAGAGCCAGATAACCAGATGCTTCacaatgacaacacacacacacacacacacacacacacacacacacacacacacacacacacacacacacacacacacacacacacacacacacacacacacacacaacaactccATAATGCCATCAATCCACTACATTTTCCTCATTAGGAGAGCTGGAGAAGATCCACTTATTTAATGTTCTGTACTTTGGAACAAAACGGCATTCTAAAGGTAAACTACCAAACTCTATGCATCCACTACTTGAAATGGCATTAATATTTCTCTCATAAACCATATGGTTTCAGCTTAATGTGATACTTTATTTATCACTAGGGTGATTATATTCAAACCACCCGCCGACaacgaggtcagaggtcatttgTAGAGCAGCTGGTTGAGAGTTGGTGATTTGCTTCAGGCTGATAGGATTCAAAACTGAGGCATCAGTCTGGAGGGTGTTCTCTGTCAACATTTAtctactgacccccccccacaaaacagTGGATGGAGAAGACAATGAAAAACTCACCGACTCCTCTTCCTGAATCATATGGACCAGGCTGTCCAACACTGGCGCAAGGTTTCTatgtcaggaaaaaaaagaaaacagatgttgcaaaaataacaaagaattatttaaaaaaaaatgaatttggttATGGATAGTCCTACTTTGTAGAACCCTGGTCATCTTGAACCCCTCACCTTGTTCATCTAAATGAGTACACTCCTCGGGTAGGAAGATCGACCTCTGTGCTATGTATAATTGTTAAAACTGTGCTGACTGTTTGATGTCGCTTTGTAGACAGCACCAGTCTTTGGTCATCCACAAGAGAACAAGCCAAGAAACACTAAACCACAACCAGCCCCAAGCCAGGTCGAACCACCGTACTGTACGCCTCATTCTTACTTGGACTTGATGTTGTTGAAGTTCTTCCCTAGAGACAGGTGTCGAATGGATCTGTTCTTGGCCAACCACACTAGCAGAGTGGACAGGTCCGAGTCCAGgcctggaggtggaggaaaagGTTACAGAGGGTTTGTCGTTGACTGGTCTCAACTGATTTTGGTAGATGAATGCGTTGGACTTCTCATTGGCATGAGGTTGGAATTGAAAGTGAATATTTGGCACAACGTGCATGGAAGCTGCCACCTCACCGTTGTCAGAGATGTCAAGGCTGGAGATGTTCGGAATTTCTGCGATACAACCTTCAAGGATCTGAGAGCCTCCTGACCGCAACTGggaagacagggggggggggttaacaaaaacacaaacaccttACGTGTAGCTTACGACACATAACAGTAAAGCTAGCTAAAGCGTGTAACTCTTTGAAAATGCAACTCCGAATTCTTCCCAGAAGATGTTTGTACACATTTGACAATATGAGAATGAAGAACTGTATGTACTGTACATTATAAACCTTCGGCAGTGAAAACACCAAAGCAAgtggtttaataaaaaaacatctgtgcaTGAGGGAAAGTGACACATGCATTTGGTCTCTAGCAAACAACTATTAATGCAGACATGCAGGGTACGCTTATATGGTGGAATATGTGGTTTCAACAACATACAATTACAACACatatcattcaaataaaaagatgGAATCCAAGAAGAGTAGGACCAGCATAAAATACGCACATTTAAACAGACATGCAAATAAAATGAGGAGGAGTGAGATGTTAATTATTAAGAGTGAGCACTTTTGTACTTACACAATGGCCAAGCTTACAGAAGCATTAGGGGGCGAGAACTGCTTGTCAAAGCCATGCCAACAATTACcagcaacaaaacacacagatgcTTAATGATCATACGTGTGTTCTCACCAGTGACACACACAATAGCACAAAACAGAAGTCAGAACGCATTATTTCCCCCGCAGCTTGAGGTTGGGAAGAATTCTATAGGAATCTGGGATTAGAGTTGAATATGTATTATTGTTATGTGTTATTCTTAGCAATCCCATAGAATCTTTTTCTATTTGAGcaggggaggagacgaaggtgaggagctgtgtgtgtgggtgagagatGAGATGAAACAATTAGGGTTGGAAACTTCTCCCTTCTGctcatctcccccctccctgctgtCTGCCCAgtattccatatatatatacactcaccggccactttattaggtaccccatgctagtaacgggttggacccccttttgccttcagaactgcctcaattcttcgtggcatagattcaacaaggtgctggaagcattcctcagggagtttggtccatattgacatgatggcatcacacagttgccgcagatttgtcggctgcacatccatgatgcgaatctcccgttccaccacatcccaaagatgctctattggattgagatctggtgattgtggaggccatttgagtacagcgaactcattgtcatgttcaagaaaccagtctgagatgattccagctttatgacatggcgcattatcctgctgaaagtagccatcagaagttgggtacattgtggtcataaagggatggacatggtcagcaacaatactcaggtaggctgtggcgttgcaacgatgctcaattggtaccaaggggcccaaagagtgccaagaaaatattccccacaccatgacaccaccaccaccagcctgaaccgttgatacaaggcaggatggatccatgctttcatgttgtagacgccaaattctgaccctaccatccgaatgtcgcagcagaaatcgagactcatcagaccaggcaacgtttttccaatcttcta is drawn from Pungitius pungitius chromosome 11, fPunPun2.1, whole genome shotgun sequence and contains these coding sequences:
- the LOC119197433 gene encoding F-actin-uncapping protein LRRC16A-like isoform X1, translated to MSEDVSEVHKELLESVKDAVGRKVKLSLRRKVKLEIKGDKTENRVLALASHRTYLLTARIPAKVEHSFNYLEIQGIACNKPTQLFIEYERGAFSLKLLSTEEVNEVVAHIGHCLLRICPGLQPSKVMKKLCMEPPDRLISLQNLWENNKPAEPGPCGGFSQMYRCVCDWLGLPHKEEVQWDVDTIYLTQDTRELNLQDFSHLENRDLVAIIAVLEFNQWFTKLSTKDYKLSADVCEQILRVVSRSSRLEELVLENAGLKTDFAQKLAAALAYNPSSGLTTINLANNPLEDRGISSLGAQFAKLRLGLKHLNFSKTSLSPKGVNSLCQSLSANPSIPSSLVHLDLSGNVLRGDDIQHFYHFLGQPNSLATLDLSNSDCSLDQVCSALLRGSIEHLSVLNVSKSVFPHRKGKEVPPSFKHFFSSTMSLSSINVSGTKLPPEALKALLLGLASNLNLKDASLDLSCCELRSGGSQILEGCIAEIPNISSLDISDNGLDSDLSTLLVWLAKNRSIRHLSLGKNFNNIKSKNLAPVLDSLVHMIQEEESPLTSLSLADSRLKSDLTIVLNALGSNSSLIRLDISGNAMGDMGAKMLAKALQINSKLKTVIWDRNNVSPQGLQDVAAALEKNFTIRFMPIPIIDASQALKASPEKTEDALLKIENYLYRNHETRKYLQEQAYRLQQGIVTTTTQQMIDRICVKVQDHLNSLRNSETDAILEDVRSAENLIKDARNSKTLLPNLYHLGSAAREEVNSSSVGPIQEKLESMAGEVTNVMDQQLQTLLESMVDAAESLCPHVMKRSSLRPELIKASSAKMVVPKSFVTKTLLEQSGVDIINKISEVKLSLASFLSDRIVDEILEALSTSQLTLADHLVRRGRPLVRQESVDLDAPEEKIPKRASTEMLEAERLEDLETCMVLCCTSMTPKSKRKSIHSRMLRPVSRAFEMEFDLDKALEDVPIHVEDASTSSQTPLTPSQVHPKLEHRPPVGMVELPSEEEKKLQHFTKLRPRRNKKKHSSKIPEFNSAASQDGEQNGLMGRVDEGVDEFFSTKVTRMDSKRSKSSESHDGEKKKSKGGFLNLIKRSSKSEKADKNQAPPPVLAKSEKNQATNPASGTSSATVPSTPASIPEEPSSPKVLVKSPAPEPKSRDASSRSQPTDYSSSSDRSEELRTPDSMDEPWECSDGRGSPQGSRRYQGMQMMGGGLLAEMKAKQERRAHKSSSPDRPDSNATAAKPQPIISESRSPSGSINQSDTATGSPEKTPPKPDPARRLRATSSSSSPGQQVSPKPPMPQGAKPALAARPTILQKPRTGSTSTSRSTDETSDSPSSAKVPVVPTPLKRRVSEREGQSGGSTNRTTLDGRAVFVSDSAQRPSRLRTNSEDHGSIKIKDQSTKTDKAAGKKSSDSGEEAEKDFILI